A window of Rufibacter sp. LB8 contains these coding sequences:
- a CDS encoding Glu/Leu/Phe/Val dehydrogenase, giving the protein MSLPISPGREFLDSVHYYYDNAAQHSQLSPGILAQIKICNSVYKVSFPVEINGQIQVYEGIRAQHSHHKLPTKGGIRYSMHVDEDEVVALATLMTFKCAVVDVPFGGAKGGVKINPRTSSDELLEKVTRRFASELIKKNLIGPALDVPAPDYGTGAREMAWIADTYHTFKFGETNALGCVTGKPVGQGGIRGRTEATGMGVFFGLRETLEDTELMKPLGLSTGIQGKRIIVQGLGNVGYHAAHYCQQAGAIITGIAEREGGIFNPDGIDVEAVMKFRKENETLKGYEGCVFLESSAELLEHDCDVLLPAALENVIHGDNAARIKAKIIAEGANGPVTQEAERILLERGVVIIPDLYLNAGGVTVSYFEWLKNLSNVRFGRMGKRAEEASLKRLVETIEKSTGKSLSAEEKLLIIHGADERDLVYSGLEDTMITAYHQIRDVMRQVPKITDLRTAGFYSAIDKIGVSYQALGIFP; this is encoded by the coding sequence ATGAGTCTACCCATTTCTCCCGGCCGCGAATTCCTGGACAGCGTGCATTACTATTATGACAACGCCGCCCAGCACTCCCAACTTTCTCCTGGCATTCTGGCGCAGATCAAAATCTGCAACAGCGTGTACAAAGTGAGTTTTCCGGTGGAGATCAACGGGCAGATTCAGGTCTATGAAGGCATACGTGCCCAGCACAGTCACCACAAGCTGCCCACCAAAGGCGGTATACGCTACAGCATGCACGTGGATGAGGACGAAGTGGTGGCCCTGGCCACGCTGATGACCTTCAAGTGCGCCGTGGTGGATGTTCCGTTTGGCGGCGCGAAGGGCGGCGTGAAAATCAACCCGCGCACGTCGTCAGATGAACTGCTGGAGAAAGTGACCCGCCGCTTCGCCAGTGAGTTGATCAAGAAGAATCTGATCGGCCCTGCCTTAGACGTGCCCGCACCCGACTACGGAACCGGTGCCCGCGAAATGGCTTGGATTGCCGATACCTACCACACGTTCAAATTCGGTGAAACCAACGCGCTGGGCTGCGTAACCGGAAAGCCCGTGGGCCAGGGCGGGATCAGAGGCCGGACCGAGGCTACCGGTATGGGCGTGTTCTTCGGGCTGCGTGAAACCCTGGAAGACACTGAATTGATGAAACCGCTGGGCCTTTCAACGGGCATACAAGGCAAGCGCATTATTGTGCAGGGTTTGGGGAACGTGGGCTACCATGCCGCACATTACTGTCAGCAGGCTGGCGCCATCATTACGGGTATTGCGGAACGCGAAGGCGGTATCTTCAACCCAGACGGAATTGACGTGGAAGCGGTCATGAAGTTCAGGAAAGAGAACGAAACCCTCAAAGGTTATGAAGGCTGCGTATTCCTGGAAAGCTCGGCGGAATTGCTGGAGCATGATTGTGATGTGCTCTTGCCCGCCGCCCTGGAGAACGTGATTCACGGCGACAACGCTGCGCGCATCAAAGCCAAAATCATTGCCGAAGGTGCCAACGGCCCCGTTACCCAGGAAGCTGAGCGTATTCTGTTGGAGCGCGGCGTGGTGATCATCCCAGATTTGTACCTGAACGCGGGCGGGGTTACCGTTTCCTACTTTGAGTGGCTCAAGAATTTGTCTAACGTACGCTTCGGGCGCATGGGCAAACGCGCTGAGGAAGCCAGCCTCAAGCGCTTGGTAGAAACCATTGAAAAGTCCACCGGTAAATCCTTAAGTGCCGAAGAAAAACTCCTTATCATCCATGGCGCCGATGAACGTGACTTGGTCTACTCCGGCCTGGAAGACACCATGATCACCGCCTACCACCAAATTAGAGATGTGATGCGCCAGGTGCCCAAAATCACCGACCTCCGCACCGCCGGTTTCTACTCGGCCATTGATAAGATTGGCGTGAGCTACCAAGCCTTGGGTATCTTTCCGTAA